One Anaerobacillus alkaliphilus DNA window includes the following coding sequences:
- a CDS encoding stage V sporulation protein D has product MRVSNVTVRRRLVFVLTFGLLFFFVIVLRLGYVQFVLGDDLTNRAEDSWSRNIPFEAKRGEILDRNGIPLATNVSAPSVLIVPRQIKNPAEDSAKLASVLRMDQTRVYGLLTKKESIVRINPEGRKISNQLANEVRALGIPGVYIAEDNKRHYPFGNYLSHVLGFAGIDNQGLTGIELYYEEKLSGQKGYVSFFSDAKGRRMPNLADEYTQPVDGLDLKLTIDTKVQTIIERELDIAEAIYKPDGAIAIAMNPNTGEILGMSSRPDYDPENFRNVPPEIYNQNKPVWMQYEPGSTFKIITLAAALEEGEVDLEKDTFNDPGFIEVSGHRLRCWKKGGHGHQTFLEVVQNSCNPGFVVLGERLGKDRLFDYIENFGFGQKTGIDLQGEGKGILFNRDRVGPLEQATTAFGQGVAVTPLQQVTAVSAAINGGYLYTPYIAKEWLDPMTGETLNMTQPVMKRRVISSETSAQVRYALENVVAKGTGKGAFVEGYRVGGKTGTAQKAQGGRYLENNHIVSFIGFAPADDPQIVVYVAIDNPKETVQFGGVVAAPIVGKIIGDSLRAMGVEKRTDQIEKERIWTDQPLVEVPDVVGRTRREINEAYYELRLDVSGSGDIVLAQSPEPGLKVKQNSTIRILLGDKSDSED; this is encoded by the coding sequence GTGCGTGTTTCTAATGTTACTGTACGAAGACGTTTAGTTTTCGTTTTAACTTTCGGCTTACTTTTCTTTTTTGTAATTGTCCTAAGACTAGGGTATGTTCAATTTGTTCTAGGAGACGATTTAACAAACCGAGCCGAAGACTCATGGAGTAGAAATATTCCTTTCGAAGCTAAACGAGGTGAAATCCTAGATAGGAATGGAATTCCCCTTGCCACAAATGTTAGTGCTCCATCAGTCTTAATTGTTCCAAGACAAATTAAGAACCCTGCTGAGGATTCAGCGAAATTAGCCAGTGTTCTTAGAATGGATCAAACACGAGTATATGGTCTTTTGACTAAGAAAGAATCCATTGTGCGAATTAATCCTGAGGGTCGCAAAATTAGCAATCAACTTGCAAATGAGGTTCGTGCTCTTGGGATACCAGGAGTATATATTGCGGAGGATAATAAGCGTCATTATCCGTTTGGTAACTATTTGTCACATGTACTTGGATTTGCAGGAATTGACAATCAAGGTCTTACGGGAATTGAACTTTACTATGAAGAAAAATTAAGTGGCCAGAAGGGTTATGTGTCATTTTTTTCAGATGCAAAAGGGCGTCGGATGCCAAATTTAGCCGATGAATATACCCAACCAGTCGACGGGTTAGATTTAAAGTTGACCATTGATACAAAGGTTCAAACGATCATTGAACGGGAATTAGATATTGCTGAAGCGATTTATAAACCTGATGGCGCAATTGCAATTGCAATGAACCCTAACACAGGTGAAATCTTAGGAATGTCAAGTAGACCCGATTATGATCCCGAGAACTTTCGAAATGTACCACCAGAAATTTATAACCAAAATAAGCCGGTTTGGATGCAATATGAACCTGGATCAACCTTTAAGATTATTACGCTAGCAGCGGCCCTTGAAGAAGGAGAGGTAGACTTAGAGAAAGATACATTTAACGATCCTGGCTTTATAGAAGTTTCTGGCCACCGTTTGCGCTGTTGGAAGAAAGGTGGTCATGGGCACCAAACATTTCTAGAAGTTGTTCAAAACTCATGTAACCCAGGTTTTGTTGTCTTAGGTGAACGTTTAGGAAAAGATCGATTGTTTGATTATATTGAGAATTTTGGTTTCGGCCAAAAAACTGGGATTGATCTACAAGGCGAGGGGAAAGGGATTTTGTTTAATCGAGATCGTGTAGGTCCACTTGAACAAGCGACCACTGCTTTTGGCCAGGGGGTTGCGGTAACACCGCTTCAACAGGTTACAGCTGTTTCTGCAGCCATTAACGGTGGGTACTTGTATACACCATATATTGCAAAGGAATGGCTTGACCCAATGACAGGTGAAACATTGAATATGACTCAACCGGTCATGAAGAGAAGAGTAATTTCTAGCGAGACTAGTGCTCAAGTTCGTTATGCTCTTGAAAATGTAGTTGCAAAAGGAACAGGTAAAGGAGCATTCGTTGAGGGTTATCGGGTTGGAGGAAAGACAGGTACTGCTCAGAAGGCTCAGGGAGGACGTTATTTAGAGAACAATCATATTGTCTCTTTTATCGGTTTTGCGCCAGCCGATGATCCACAAATCGTTGTCTATGTCGCCATTGATAATCCGAAGGAAACCGTTCAGTTTGGTGGAGTTGTTGCAGCACCTATCGTAGGAAAAATTATTGGTGATAGTCTAAGGGCAATGGGTGTTGAAAAAAGAACTGACCAAATTGAAAAAGAACGGATCTGGACCGATCAACCTTTAGTTGAGGTACCAGACGTAGTAGGAAGAACAAGACGTGAGATCAATGAAGCTTATTACGA